In the genome of Pseudomonas sp. HS6, one region contains:
- a CDS encoding DUF2269 domain-containing protein: protein METLTALKTAHMVATVVLLTGALGLGVWVFLARRKGDATAGSRTLQRPRLFVWLLMGLALLSMPFTGWWMVHLVGWPLGQTWILASSVLYTVAALAWFWLLVRLNRLRKAPGGVGRFSFALALFSFVCFVAIAGLMGAKPV from the coding sequence ATGGAAACGTTAACTGCCCTGAAAACGGCGCACATGGTCGCCACCGTGGTTCTGCTGACGGGTGCGCTGGGGCTGGGCGTCTGGGTGTTTCTCGCTCGGCGCAAGGGTGATGCGACGGCGGGCAGCCGCACCTTGCAGCGGCCAAGGCTGTTTGTCTGGCTGCTGATGGGTCTGGCACTGCTGAGCATGCCGTTCACGGGGTGGTGGATGGTGCATCTGGTGGGCTGGCCGTTGGGGCAGACGTGGATTCTGGCCTCCAGCGTGCTGTACACCGTGGCGGCGCTGGCGTGGTTCTGGCTGCTGGTGCGCTTGAACCGCTTGCGCAAGGCGCCGGGCGGCGTCGGCAGGTTCAGCTTTGCCCTGGCGCTGTTCAGTTTTGTCTGCTTTGTCGCGATTGCCGGGTTGATGGGCGCCAAGCCGGTTTAG
- a CDS encoding RNA pyrophosphohydrolase — translation MIDPDGFRPNVGIILTNDAGQVLWARRINQDAWQFPQGGINPEETPEDALYRELNEEVGLEREDVEILACTRGWLRYRLPQRLVRTHSQPLCIGQKQKWFLLRLISNEQRVRMDLTGKPEFDGWRWVSYWYPLGQVVTFKREVYRRALKELAPRLLARD, via the coding sequence GTGATCGACCCCGATGGTTTCCGTCCTAATGTCGGGATCATTCTGACGAATGACGCCGGACAGGTGCTATGGGCTCGCCGTATCAATCAAGATGCCTGGCAGTTTCCACAGGGGGGGATCAATCCCGAGGAGACGCCGGAAGACGCCTTGTACCGCGAGTTGAACGAAGAAGTAGGCCTGGAACGCGAGGATGTTGAAATTCTCGCCTGTACCCGGGGCTGGTTGCGCTATCGTTTGCCGCAACGTCTGGTGCGAACCCACAGCCAACCGCTGTGCATCGGCCAGAAACAGAAGTGGTTTCTCCTGCGCCTGATCTCCAACGAGCAGCGGGTGCGGATGGATTTGACCGGTAAACCGGAGTTCGATGGCTGGCGCTGGGTCAGCTATTGGTATCCGTTGGGCCAGGTGGTGACATTCAAGCGCGAGGTGTATCGCCGCGCTCTCAAAGAGCTTGCCCCGCGCCTTTTAGCGCGCGACTGA
- the ilvA gene encoding threonine ammonia-lyase, biosynthetic, with product MLEQYVKKILTSRVYDVAVETPLQNARQLSERLGNDIWLKREDLQPVFSFKIRGAYNKLTQLSDEERARGVVTASAGNHAQGLALAAKVLGVKATIVMPKTTPEIKVEGVRSRGGKVVLHGDSFPEALAYSLKLVDEKGYVYIHPYDDPHTIAGQGTVAMEILRQHPQPLDAIFVPVGGGGLIAGIAAYVKYLRPDIKVIGVEPDDSNCLQAAMAAGERVVLPTVGIFADGVAVAQIGQHTFDICKDYVDEVITVSTDEICAAIKDIYDDTRSITEPAGALGVAGIKKYVEQRGVSGQTFVAIDSGANVNFDRLRHVAERAELGEGREAIIAVTIPEKAGSFKAFCEAIGKRQITEFNYRYNTGSEAHIFVGVQTHPENDPRSALLASLTEQGFPVLDLTDNELAKLHIRHMVGGRAAQVVDEVVLRFEFPERPGALFNFLNKLGGRWNISMFHYRNHGAADGRVVAGLQVPHEERHLVPAALAEIGYPYWDESDNPAYQLFLG from the coding sequence CTCCGAGCGGCTGGGCAACGACATCTGGCTCAAGCGCGAAGACTTGCAGCCGGTGTTCTCGTTCAAGATTCGCGGCGCCTACAACAAGCTGACCCAGTTGAGCGACGAAGAACGCGCCCGTGGCGTGGTCACCGCGTCGGCGGGCAACCATGCGCAGGGCCTGGCCCTGGCGGCGAAAGTGCTGGGCGTGAAGGCAACCATCGTGATGCCCAAGACCACCCCGGAGATCAAAGTTGAAGGCGTGCGCTCGCGCGGCGGCAAGGTGGTGCTGCACGGGGATTCGTTCCCGGAAGCCCTGGCCTACTCGCTGAAACTGGTCGATGAAAAAGGCTACGTCTACATCCACCCGTACGACGATCCGCACACCATTGCCGGGCAGGGCACCGTGGCGATGGAGATTCTGCGCCAGCACCCGCAGCCACTGGACGCGATCTTCGTACCGGTGGGCGGCGGCGGTCTGATCGCCGGCATCGCGGCGTACGTGAAATACCTGCGGCCGGACATCAAGGTCATCGGCGTCGAGCCCGACGACTCCAACTGCCTGCAAGCGGCGATGGCGGCGGGCGAGCGCGTCGTGCTGCCGACCGTGGGCATCTTCGCTGACGGCGTGGCGGTGGCGCAGATCGGCCAGCACACGTTCGATATCTGCAAGGATTACGTCGATGAAGTGATCACCGTTAGCACCGACGAAATCTGTGCGGCGATCAAGGACATCTACGACGACACCCGTTCGATCACCGAACCGGCCGGCGCCCTGGGCGTGGCCGGGATCAAGAAGTACGTCGAGCAGCGCGGCGTCAGCGGTCAGACCTTCGTCGCCATCGACTCCGGGGCCAACGTCAACTTCGACCGCTTGCGCCACGTCGCCGAGCGCGCCGAGCTGGGTGAGGGTCGTGAAGCGATCATCGCCGTGACCATCCCGGAGAAGGCCGGCAGCTTCAAGGCGTTCTGCGAAGCCATCGGCAAGCGCCAGATCACCGAATTCAACTATCGCTACAACACCGGCAGCGAAGCGCACATCTTTGTCGGCGTACAGACCCACCCGGAAAACGACCCGCGCAGCGCGCTGCTTGCGAGCCTGACCGAGCAGGGCTTCCCGGTACTCGACCTGACCGACAACGAACTGGCCAAGTTGCACATTCGCCACATGGTCGGCGGGCGTGCGGCGCAGGTGGTCGATGAAGTGGTGCTGCGCTTCGAGTTCCCGGAGCGTCCGGGCGCGTTGTTCAACTTCCTCAACAAGCTCGGCGGGCGCTGGAACATCTCGATGTTCCACTACCGCAACCACGGTGCGGCCGATGGCCGTGTGGTTGCCGGTCTGCAAGTGCCTCACGAAGAGCGTCATCTGGTTCCCGCAGCGCTGGCGGAAATCGGCTACCCCTACTGGGACGAAAGCGACAACCCGGCCTATCAGCTGTTTCTTGGCTGA
- a CDS encoding NRDE family protein encodes MCLIVFAWRPGHAQPLIVAANRDEFYARPSLPLAQWPEAPHVHAGRDLEAGGTWLGLGANGRFAALTNIRDPHQPPARRSRGELVAGFLTGSLSIDDYLSDVVARSPEYAGFNLLLGNANELWHFNARSSEPVMLQPGIYGLSNAGLDTPWPKLLKAKAALSAVLDDPQPERLLALLGDAQTAPFAELPDTGVGLATESLLSSVFIASQSYGTRASTALIVQADGTRRMVERSFGPYGGHLGEVEILI; translated from the coding sequence ATGTGCCTGATCGTTTTCGCCTGGCGGCCGGGGCATGCCCAGCCGCTGATCGTCGCGGCCAACCGTGACGAATTCTACGCCCGGCCCAGCCTGCCGCTGGCCCAGTGGCCGGAAGCACCGCACGTCCACGCCGGACGGGATCTTGAGGCCGGAGGCACCTGGCTCGGCCTCGGCGCCAACGGACGTTTTGCCGCGTTGACCAACATTCGCGATCCGCATCAACCGCCGGCCCGTCGTTCTCGGGGCGAGCTGGTGGCGGGGTTTCTGACCGGAAGCCTGTCGATCGATGACTATTTGTCCGACGTTGTCGCCCGTTCGCCGGAATATGCCGGGTTCAATCTGCTGCTGGGCAATGCCAACGAGCTGTGGCATTTCAACGCCCGGTCTTCGGAACCGGTGATGTTGCAGCCGGGCATTTATGGACTTTCAAACGCCGGGCTGGATACACCGTGGCCGAAACTGCTCAAGGCCAAGGCGGCATTGAGTGCGGTGCTGGATGATCCGCAGCCCGAGCGGTTGTTGGCATTGTTGGGCGATGCGCAGACGGCGCCGTTCGCCGAACTGCCGGACACTGGCGTGGGGCTGGCGACCGAGTCGTTGCTGTCGAGTGTATTTATTGCCAGCCAGAGTTATGGGACGCGGGCGAGTACGGCGTTGATTGTGCAGGCGGATGGGACGCGGCGAATGGTTGAGCGGAGTTTTGGGCCGTATGGCGGGCATCTGGGGGAAGTGGAGATTCTGATTTAG
- a CDS encoding HAD family phosphatase, whose translation MRLALFDLDNTLLGGDSDHAWGDYLCERGFLDPIAYKARNDEFYQDYLAGKLDNAAYLNFCLEILGRTDMAVLEQWHSDFMRDCIEPLMLPKAVELLKKHRDAGDKLVIITATNRFVTAPIAVRLGVETLIATECEMQDGRYTGRSTDVPCFREGKVTRLNRWLEETGHSLEDSYFYSDSMNDLPLLEQVANAVAVDPDPNLRAEAEKRGWQVISLRD comes from the coding sequence ATGCGCCTGGCTTTATTCGATTTGGACAACACCCTTCTGGGCGGCGACAGCGATCACGCTTGGGGCGATTATCTGTGTGAACGCGGCTTCCTCGACCCGATCGCTTACAAGGCACGCAATGACGAGTTCTATCAGGACTACCTGGCGGGCAAACTGGATAACGCCGCGTACCTGAACTTCTGCTTGGAAATTCTCGGCCGCACCGACATGGCCGTGCTCGAGCAATGGCACAGCGACTTCATGCGCGACTGCATTGAGCCGCTGATGTTGCCAAAAGCGGTCGAGCTGCTGAAAAAGCACCGCGACGCCGGCGACAAACTGGTGATCATCACCGCCACCAACCGTTTCGTCACCGCACCGATTGCCGTGCGCCTGGGCGTTGAAACCCTGATCGCCACCGAGTGCGAGATGCAGGATGGCCGCTACACCGGGCGCAGCACCGACGTGCCGTGCTTCCGTGAAGGCAAAGTGACGCGCCTGAACCGCTGGCTGGAAGAGACCGGGCATTCGCTGGAGGACAGCTACTTCTACAGCGATTCGATGAATGATCTGCCGCTGCTGGAGCAGGTAGCAAACGCAGTAGCCGTCGATCCGGATCCGAATCTTCGGGCCGAAGCCGAGAAACGTGGCTGGCAGGTGATCAGTCTGCGCGACTGA
- a CDS encoding sulfite exporter TauE/SafE family protein — protein MEFLLYLALGACAGVLAGLFGVGGGIIIVPVLVFSFTLQGFDPSILTHLAVGTSLATIIFTSVNAVREHHRRGAVRWSIFKWMTVGILLGAGFGALTAEAISGPNLQKIIGVFALVIAAQLALDVKPKASRTVPGKLGLTMAGSVIGWASAIFGIGGGSLTVPFLTWRSVPMQQAVATSSACGLPIAVASAISFMILGWHDPLLPAHSLGFVYLPALLGIALTSMVFARIGARLAHKLSPKLLKRLFAALLFCVGLSFLF, from the coding sequence ATGGAATTTCTGCTCTATCTGGCGCTGGGTGCCTGTGCTGGCGTGTTGGCCGGGCTGTTTGGCGTTGGTGGCGGGATCATCATTGTCCCGGTGCTGGTGTTCAGTTTCACTTTGCAGGGCTTCGATCCGTCGATCCTGACTCACCTGGCCGTTGGCACGTCGCTGGCGACGATCATTTTCACCTCGGTCAACGCCGTGCGTGAACATCATCGACGCGGAGCCGTACGCTGGTCGATCTTCAAGTGGATGACCGTCGGGATTCTGCTCGGTGCCGGTTTCGGTGCGCTGACCGCCGAAGCGATCTCCGGGCCCAACCTGCAGAAGATCATCGGTGTGTTCGCCTTGGTGATCGCCGCGCAGCTGGCGCTGGACGTCAAACCCAAGGCCAGCCGAACGGTGCCCGGCAAACTCGGTCTGACCATGGCCGGCAGTGTGATCGGCTGGGCCTCGGCGATTTTCGGCATTGGCGGCGGCTCGCTGACCGTGCCGTTCCTCACCTGGCGCAGCGTGCCGATGCAGCAGGCGGTGGCGACCTCGTCGGCCTGCGGTTTGCCGATCGCCGTGGCAAGTGCAATAAGTTTCATGATTCTGGGCTGGCATGATCCGTTGCTGCCGGCCCATAGTCTCGGGTTTGTGTATCTGCCGGCGCTGCTGGGCATTGCGTTGACCAGCATGGTGTTTGCGCGTATTGGCGCGCGGCTGGCGCACAAGTTGTCGCCGAAGTTGCTGAAACGGCTGTTCGCCGCTTTGCTGTTCTGCGTGGGGCTGAGCTTTCTGTTCTGA
- the ptsP gene encoding phosphoenolpyruvate--protein phosphotransferase, whose product MLNTLRKIVQEVNSAKDLKAALGIIVLRVKEAMGSQVCSVYLLDPETNRFVLMATEGLNKRSIGKVSMAPNEGLVGLVGTREEPLNLENAADHPRYRYFAETGEERYASFLGAPIIHHRRVVGVLVIQQKERRQFDEGEEAFLVTMSAQLAGVIAHAEATGSIRGLGRQGKGIQEAKFVGVPGSPGAAVGTAVVMLPPADLDVVPDKSVDDIDAEIQLFKKALEGVRADMRNLSTKLATQLRPEERALFDVYQMMLDDASLGNEVKTVIKTGQWAQGALRQVVTDHVNRFELMDDEYLRERASDVRDLGRRLLAYLQEDRTTNMVFPDNTILVSEELTATQLGEVPEGKLMGLVSVLGSGNSHVAILARAMGIPTVMGVVDLPYAKVDGIPMIVDGIKGEIYTNPSEVLIKQFADVVEEEKQLALGLDTLRDLPCVTLDGHRMPLWVNTGLLADVARAQKRGAEGVGLYRTEVPFMINQRFPSEKEQLAIYREQLAAFHPQPVTMRSLDIGGDKSLSYFPIKEDNPFLGWRGIRVTLDHPEIFLVQTRAMLKASEGLNNLRILLPMISGIHELEEALHLIHRAWGEVRDEGTDVPMPPVGVMIEIPAAVYQTKELARMVDFLSVGSNDLTQYLLAVDRNNPRVADLYDYLHPAVLQALQTVVRDAHAEGKPVSICGEMAGDPAAAVLLMAMGFDSLSMNATNLPKVKWMLRQINLSKAKDLLAELMTIDNPQVIHSSLQLALKSLGLAKMVNPAAAKPL is encoded by the coding sequence ATGCTCAATACGCTGCGCAAGATCGTCCAGGAAGTTAACTCCGCCAAGGATCTCAAGGCGGCGTTGGGGATTATTGTGTTGCGCGTCAAAGAGGCCATGGGCAGCCAGGTCTGCTCGGTCTACTTGCTTGATCCTGAGACCAACCGCTTCGTCCTGATGGCCACCGAGGGCTTGAACAAGCGCTCGATCGGCAAGGTCAGCATGGCACCCAACGAAGGTCTGGTCGGCTTGGTCGGCACGCGTGAAGAACCCCTGAACCTCGAAAACGCCGCGGATCACCCGCGTTACCGCTACTTCGCCGAAACCGGCGAGGAGCGCTACGCCTCGTTCCTCGGGGCGCCGATCATTCACCACCGCCGCGTCGTCGGCGTGTTGGTCATCCAGCAGAAAGAACGCCGCCAGTTCGATGAAGGTGAAGAAGCCTTCCTCGTGACCATGAGCGCGCAGCTCGCCGGCGTAATTGCTCATGCCGAGGCCACCGGTTCGATCCGTGGCCTGGGCCGTCAGGGCAAGGGCATCCAGGAAGCCAAGTTCGTCGGCGTGCCGGGTTCGCCGGGTGCGGCGGTCGGTACGGCGGTGGTCATGTTGCCGCCGGCGGATCTGGACGTGGTGCCGGACAAATCTGTCGACGACATCGATGCCGAAATACAATTGTTCAAGAAGGCGCTTGAAGGCGTGCGCGCCGACATGCGCAACCTGTCGACCAAACTGGCCACCCAGTTGCGCCCCGAAGAGCGCGCGTTGTTCGACGTGTACCAGATGATGCTTGACGACGCGTCCCTCGGGAACGAAGTCAAAACCGTGATCAAGACCGGTCAGTGGGCCCAAGGCGCGCTGCGTCAGGTGGTCACTGATCACGTCAACCGTTTCGAATTGATGGACGATGAATACCTGCGTGAGCGGGCGTCGGATGTACGTGACCTCGGTCGACGTCTGCTGGCCTACCTGCAGGAAGACCGCACTACCAACATGGTTTTCCCCGACAATACCATCCTGGTCAGTGAAGAGCTGACCGCCACCCAGCTCGGTGAAGTGCCGGAAGGCAAGTTGATGGGGTTGGTCTCGGTACTGGGTTCGGGTAACTCCCACGTCGCGATCCTGGCCCGGGCCATGGGTATCCCGACGGTGATGGGTGTCGTCGACTTGCCGTACGCCAAGGTCGATGGCATCCCGATGATCGTCGACGGGATCAAGGGCGAAATCTATACCAACCCAAGCGAAGTGCTGATCAAGCAATTCGCCGACGTGGTGGAAGAAGAGAAACAACTGGCGCTGGGCCTCGATACCCTGCGCGACCTGCCCTGCGTGACCCTCGATGGCCACCGCATGCCGCTGTGGGTCAACACCGGTCTGCTGGCGGACGTGGCGCGGGCGCAGAAGCGTGGCGCCGAAGGCGTCGGCCTGTACCGCACCGAAGTGCCGTTCATGATCAACCAGCGCTTCCCGAGCGAGAAGGAACAACTGGCGATCTACCGCGAGCAGCTCGCCGCGTTCCATCCGCAACCGGTGACCATGCGCAGCCTGGACATTGGCGGCGACAAATCGCTGTCGTACTTCCCGATCAAGGAAGACAACCCGTTCCTCGGCTGGCGCGGGATTCGCGTTACCCTCGACCACCCGGAAATCTTCCTGGTGCAGACCCGCGCGATGCTCAAGGCCAGCGAAGGCCTGAACAACCTGCGAATCCTGTTGCCGATGATCTCCGGCATCCACGAGCTCGAAGAGGCGCTGCACCTGATCCATCGTGCCTGGGGCGAAGTGCGCGACGAAGGCACCGACGTGCCGATGCCGCCGGTGGGGGTGATGATCGAAATTCCTGCGGCGGTCTACCAGACCAAGGAACTGGCGCGGATGGTGGACTTCCTGTCGGTCGGCTCCAACGACCTGACCCAGTACCTGCTGGCCGTGGACCGCAACAACCCACGGGTGGCCGATCTCTACGACTACCTGCACCCGGCGGTGCTGCAAGCCCTGCAAACCGTGGTGCGTGATGCCCACGCCGAAGGCAAGCCGGTGAGCATCTGCGGCGAGATGGCCGGTGACCCGGCGGCGGCGGTGCTGTTGATGGCGATGGGCTTCGACAGCCTGTCGATGAACGCCACCAACCTGCCGAAGGTGAAATGGATGTTGCGCCAGATCAATCTGAGCAAGGCCAAGGATCTGCTGGCGGAACTGATGACCATCGACAACCCGCAGGTTATCCACAGCTCGTTGCAATTGGCGTTGAAGAGCCTTGGGTTGGCGAAGATGGTCAATCCGGCGGCTGCCAAACCTCTCTGA